gtttgtttgaggcttgtgatgtgatatgtaaATCCAAACCATTTGGAAATCCTCGTTTCAACACAAACTTTTGCCCAAAGATCATGACTTGTCTGAGTTTTATTTAATGATCTCTGATGACCGTTCATCTGTCCAACAAAACTATGCCTTAACCTAAATCGAGTATTCGTCCAGCATGGTTGAGACTGCTTGAATGAAAGTATGTACTCCCTTCGATCCATGCTAATTGTCGTTGGATAGGAGGGAGTATGCTAATTGTCGTTGGATAGGAGGGAGTAGCTTCTTTATGAACCAAACGTAGGGATgacagttttgcccatgggtatgggtacccgcggaTACCCTACCCGAAAACAATGGGTATGGACAAGACTTGAAGAGATTTTCTACCCACGGataatgggtatccatacccgcaaaatatatgggtagggcatggataagaaattgtgcccatgggtaacctaatggatacccagaaaaaataaataaatgaaaataactccTATAACATGTGAGGTTAACATCCAACTCATATGGTCCAACCCTAAATCTTGTATTCCTTAAACAAGTCATAGCTCATAAGCTCATAATCACCTGCTCGCCACTCCTCATACGTCCTATGTAACTCCTCAAAAGATGAAATATCGACTCTTAGCTACCAGACTCTTGTCGAACACTCGATCCAGCGATCCTCAATTCCCACCACCGCCTTCCACTACGTCGGTCTTCCACCAACCGCTGCTCATACTCCCCTGATGCCTCCAAGAGGCCACCCACTGGAGGAGGCCACATACGTGCTATATATTGTACCCaatggatacccattgggtataagatacccgatgggtatgggtaAGGGTGTCAGTTTATGTCCATGGGTATTGAAGTGGGTGGGTATAGAAAGTTTCTATGGGTATGAGTTTGGGTAGAAGGAGGTTGTACCCGCctataccctacccattgccatccctaaccaAACATACATGAAAATTCCTCTGTTAATCTGAAGACAGAGGATGATGTGGCTTCGTTATGAATTAAACGGCCGTTTAAAACCCCTTTGTTAATCGTGTAGACAGGGGATGTACTTGCACAAGATTTTGGGAAGATTCCAACGTAGTTATGTTAGTGCATGCTACGGCAAAAGGTGAAAAAAGACATGAAAAAGATTCGTTAAGCATTCACTTCACTTTGTGTTGGTGTTGATATAACGATTTTCCTTGAGATTATTTTTTGACTCGTTATGCATTCGCATTATTTTGTGTTGTTGTTAATGAGATGATTTAATGATTTTCCTTGTTCCGCCAGATCAAGATGATAGGGATTTAACTCCATTTTGAATAAGAAGGCACAAACGGGAGTGCTCTACTTTCGTCTACAGTATTGTATTTTCTCACGACAAATTCATGTTCTGTTAGTAAACGCATGGAGCAGAAACAAAGGTTATGTTTTCACCAGAAATCATATTCCTAATTAAAAAGCTGCACAAAAACTCTTGTAGTACCAGTTCATTTGCATTGCAACCACACATACAGTTATAGCTAACCGTTGTCAGATTGAAATACTCTATAGTACTAGTATGTAGCCATGTTGCAAGCCTGACGACCGTAGAACCTTGGaggggcaaaatttcgtgttttgacccttttcgtgTTTCTCCAAATTTTGGTTTTTTTAACTGTTGAATTGTTGTGTGCAATATGTATTGTCGAATGATCTATGCCAGATGAGTTGCATAAATTTGGAGATGGGAAATGCGGGACACTGTTGCAGGGACGAATAAATGGGATTCAATCCCCGCTGTTCGCAGAAATGCCCGGACATATTCGTGGACAAATGCAGGTCAAATTTAAAACTTATCCTTACAGAAGTTTAGAGAACAGAGCTAGTCCACACGACCATCACTGTCTGCACCACAAAATGAACTCAACCCAGCCTCTATTTCAGATTTTCTACTCGAAAGGCTAATCTGACAATAAAAAAAGGGAAACTTGCGGGTCTGACTCTATAGCTAGAGCCACACTCTCAAGAACAGTCCTGTCTTTCGCCATCCGTCCGCACGCGCCATATATACCCGAGCCTTCTCCTGCGCTTGACCCAACTCGCTCGCTTCCCTCTTCCTCTGTCTCCCCCTCCCCACACCAAAAGCAGCAAGCAAGCGCACCGCAAAGCCAAGCTCTGCTCGAAACTCGCCCCCACCCACAATGGCGGCTTCAGCAACGTGCTTCTTTTTCTTCGACACCGAGCCGCTCGGCGAGCCCGGCATGCCGACGCTGGACGCGTGCGCGCTCTGCTCCAAGCCGCTGGCGCGCGACAGCGACATCTTCATGTACAGAGGGGATACGCCCTTCTGCAGCGAGGAGTGCCGTGACGAGCAGATGCAGCCCGACGCTATCTGCTCCAGGCAGGCCGCCCGGAGGCAGCAGCGTTTTTCGTCCGGATACGATGCCCGGCGCTGGCATCAGGACTCCGGGAAGGTGTCCGTCGCGAGCTAGCCGGCAAAGCTCGTAGCCCAGTAGAGTAGAGTTTGGCTTGAATCAACGGGATCCGAAGAATCGCCGATCTGGCCGGCGATACGAACGAGATTGGTCTCTCCGGTTTGTCTCTCGCCTGAGACGGAGAAGCGGTGATGTATCTATCAAAGTTCATGTGCTGAGGCTCCGGCCATCTTGGTCGCCCACTGGACGCATCCTTCTCCTGGCTCCTTTTCGCctctgtgtgtgtgtttgtttgagGCTTGCGATGTGAGCCGCGGTTGGTGCAAGTGCAACACAGCAACACCATGTGTAAATCCAAACCATTTggaaatcctcatttcaaaattttTTGCCCAAAGATCATGACTTGTCTGAGTTTTATTTTATGATCTCTGATGACCGTTCATCTGTGCGATAAAAAGTATGCCTTAACCTAAATCTAGTATTCGTAGAGCATGATTGCAGGCTGCTTGAACGAAAGTATGTACTCCCTTCGATCCATAATAATAATTGTcgttggatcagagggagtagctTCATATTGAACCAAACGTACATGAAAATTCATCTGTTAGTCTGAAGACAGAGGATAATGTGGGTTCGTTAAAATTCCTCTGTTAATCATGTAGACAGGGGATGGACTTGCACAAGATTTCGGGAAGATTCCAACTTTAGTTATGTTAGTGCACGCTATGGCAAAAGGTGAAAAAAGACATGAAAAAGATCCGTTAAGCATTCACTTCACTTTGTGTTGATGCTCGTATAACGATTTTCCTTGAGATTATTATGTGACTCGTTATGCATTCGCATTATTTCGTGTTATTAATGAGATGATTTACCGATTTCCCTTGTTCCGCCAGATCAAGATGATGGGATTGAACTCCATTTTGACTACTTATGCACAAACTGGAGCACTCTACTTTCGTCTACAGTATAGTATTTTCTGAcgactgtcggggaaactgatccacgaacacctatggggccggcggaccgggcccctttcggttcggcggggggcggaggtcgcacgaagagcggatcgaggcgaagcacacgagcagttttacccagcttcggagctctccggagagataacactcctactgctgcttgtctggttgtattatcttgtgttcttgctctagagagaaaGCGTAGTGttctctgggctacgaatgaatcgaagcgaactgtacgaaccccctctacgttgcgcatgggcctccttttatacgctaaaggggtcaccgacaggtggcaacgcagaggagggtataaACGTAAAAaatgaggtggttggtacagttgcttgtacagtgcaccctacctaaccctgacggcaggggacaagggcattaaaggcccgtctgagtcgcccaaacagtgcagaaaaggaccgttaggggcgccaccgttcgccacgatggcgatcttgtcagcttcgcatgccactgcgcaccgctggctgcacagcctcccgccacgcgcgcctggagaggcccccagagcgacacgttggtggatgcgctggagcacgggcacagagtggccgcctgccgcggcaagcgccttgccgctgttgttatcttgtcgggtccggaagcttgtcgctctccaggcctcgaggtaccttggttggtcttcccggcaaactcctcttgccagggccttgttgccttgccggagcgcgtggcgcgtcgcggcaagttccttggagtgccttggttggccttcccggcaagctcctcttgccggggccttgtctcctgagcttaaatactttgttcttgaatggctccaagggaaccatggaggatcttggcattcgcccggcaagccttgccgcggggtgctgcaactgcccgtgcacaagttcggggtactagggtacccctattctagtacaccgacaggaggccccgggcctgggccagacacggtgccgagcgctgttgggccaggcccaagacagggcacgggcacacgcgggctgggccacgccgaatctcgctccgtatccaccgcgctctcccataacagcacgcattgaatgcggcatcgtgggagagatcgtgggtggttgtttattcggaagggtgaaacgtccgccccgtccctctttataagcagaggaaacaggggcagttcgttccccctcgctggttgctgctacttcatcttcaagaaactccgccgctccccccttcttttcgaagccgagagagcagcgctccgccccccattgccaccagcatcaccaacgccgtcgactttccccaccacctccgccatggctccgaaagccgacaagggaaagggcgtgaagtcggccgaggcgcagcggctcgcggcgctgcggaaggatcgggcgatcttcaccccccagctcggcgcaaaggagctgagggagtacttcttcctcttctgggcgacggagacgcgggcgcatccgcgcacgagggtactcccggccgctgcttcggagctggctccaaacgggtacccgttcttcgcgctattcttctactgcgggctctgcccgcccttctcagagttcttctgtgatattatgaacacatatggcttccgcctccttgacttcacccccaacgccgtcctgaccatggcagttttcgcacatttgtgcaaaaactttgtcggagtccaccctagtgttgcccttttccgccacttcttcatacctcgggtagagagaggagagccgcttgcctgagggattgcctggatctcgagagtcggcaagaaagaggcgtacttggagggtgagctccgcagcaagtgggaggagtggagagcggagtggtactggatcgttgaggagaatccgcagcccttcaccgccgtgcgccaagctccaatagtgcg
The window above is part of the Triticum aestivum cultivar Chinese Spring chromosome 2A, IWGSC CS RefSeq v2.1, whole genome shotgun sequence genome. Proteins encoded here:
- the LOC123186075 gene encoding FCS-Like Zinc finger 2, producing MAASATCFFFFDTEPLGEPGMPTLDACALCSKPLARDSDIFMYRGDTPFCSEECRDEQMQPDAICSRQAARRQQRFSSGYDARRWHQDSGKVSVAS